A single Loxodonta africana isolate mLoxAfr1 chromosome 24, mLoxAfr1.hap2, whole genome shotgun sequence DNA region contains:
- the SPAG4 gene encoding sperm-associated antigen 4 protein isoform X7 gives MGWKLSAEAGAPEPQGADGLWRGNQLAGTSVVSEEQLDLLPTLDLRQEMPPPRVSKSFLNQLFQVLSVLLSLLGDVLVSASREVCSIRFLLTAVSLLSLFLAGKRVLISLGPEGGDSATALGSREPKCSPFSPVSLSALQAPQGPLVPARTPTACPWLDPSSLFPPPRPFMPEKPFSSLPLRPPLSPALWWGLLYLVPPLENEPKEMLTMSEYHERVRSQGQQLQQLQAELDKLHKEMSSVRAANSERVAKLVFQRLNEDFVRKPDYALSSVGKAQRHRATDSQSVTQTDLREGTELQTDRPPAVRLAREPHLLLCPAPGASIDLEKTSRDYEDADTAYFWNRFSFWNYARPPTVILEPDVFPGNCWAFEGDQGQVVIRLPGRVQLSDITLQHPPPSVAHTRGANSAPRDFAVYGLQVDDETEVFLGKFTFDVEKSEIQTFHLQNDPPAAFPKVKIQILSNWGHPRFTCLYRVRAHGERTSEGAGDSTTGVTGGLH, from the exons ATGGGCTGGAAGCTCTCGGCAGAAGCCGGCGCCCCGGAGCCACAAGGGGCAGACGGCCTGTGGCGCGGCAACC AACTGGCTGGGACTTCCGTAGTCTCTGAGGAGCAGCTCGACCTTCTCCCGACCCTGGATctgaggcaggagatgccacccCCGCGGGTGTCCAAGAGCTTCCTGA ATCAGCTCTTCCAGGTCCTGAGCGTGTTGTTATCCCTGCTAGGAGACGTGCTGGTCAGTGCGTCCAG GGAGGTCTGTTCCATCCGCTTCCTGCTCACGGCTGTGTCGCTGCTAAGCCTCTTCCTGGCCGGTAAGAGggtgctgatttccctgggccctgAGGGAGGCGACTCAGCCACAGCCCTGGGTTCTCGGGAGCCAAAATGCAGCCCGTTTTCTCCTGTGTCCCTCAGCGCCTTGCAGGCCCCCCAAGGCCCTCTAGTCCCTGCTCGGACCCCCACAGCCTGCCCCTGGCTAGACCCCTCaagcctcttccctcctccccGTCCCTTTATGCCGGAGAAACCATTTTCTTCCCTTCCCCTGAGACCTCCTCTTTCTCCAGCGCTCTGGTGGGGGCTCTTGTACCTGGTCCCTCCTTTGGAGAAT GAACCTAAGGAGATGCTGACTATGAG CGAGTACCACGAGCGCGTGCGCTCCCAGgggcagcagctgcagcagctcCAGGCCGAGCTGGATAAACTTCACAAGGAGATGTCCAGCGTCCGCGCCGCCAACAGCGAG AGAGTGGCCAAGCTCGTGTTCCAGAGGCTGAATGAGGACTTCGTGCGGAAACCGGACTATGCGTTGAGCTCCGTGGGTAAGGCCCAAAGACATCGGGCGACAGATTCACAGTCAGTGACACAGACTGACCTGCGGGAGGGGACAGAGCTGCAGACAGACCGTCCCCCAGCTGTCCGTCTGGCCCGGGAGCCTCATCTCCTTCTCTGCCCCGCTCCAGGAGCCTCCATCGACCTAGAGAAGACATCCCGTGACTACGAAGACGCAGACACTGCTTACTTCTGGAATCGCTTCAGTTTCTGGAACTACGCGCGGCCGCCCACGGTTATCCTGGAG CCAGACGTGTTCCCCGGGAATTGCTGGGCTTTTGAGGGCGACCAGGGTCAGGTGGTGATCCGGCTGCCCGGTCGTGTACAGTTGAGCGACATCACCCTGCAGCATCCGCCACCCAGCGTAGCGCACACCAGGGGAGCCAACAGCGCGCCCCGCGACTTCGCAGTCTAT GGCCTCCAGGTTGATGATGAGACTGAAGTTTTCTTGGGAAAATTTACCTTCGATGTGGAGAAATCTGAGATTCAGACTTTCCACCTGCAG AATGACCCCCCAGCTGCCTTTCCCAAAGTGAAGATCCAGATTCTAAGCAACTGGGGCCACCCCCGCTTCACATGCTTGTATCGAGTCCGTGCCCATGGCGAGCGAACCTCAGAAGGGGCAGGGGACAGTACCACAGGGGTCACTGGGGGGCTCCATTAA
- the SPAG4 gene encoding sperm-associated antigen 4 protein isoform X8, with product MGWKLSAEAGAPEPQGADGLWRGNHQLFQVLSVLLSLLGDVLVSASREVCSIRFLLTAVSLLSLFLAGKRVLISLGPEGGDSATALGSREPKCSPFSPVSLSALQAPQGPLVPARTPTACPWLDPSSLFPPPRPFMPEKPFSSLPLRPPLSPALWWGLLYLVPPLENEPKEMLTMSEYHERVRSQGQQLQQLQAELDKLHKEMSSVRAANSERVAKLVFQRLNEDFVRKPDYALSSVGKAQRHRATDSQSVTQTDLREGTELQTDRPPAVRLAREPHLLLCPAPGASIDLEKTSRDYEDADTAYFWNRFSFWNYARPPTVILEPDVFPGNCWAFEGDQGQVVIRLPGRVQLSDITLQHPPPSVAHTRGANSAPRDFAVYGLQVDDETEVFLGKFTFDVEKSEIQTFHLQNDPPAAFPKVKIQILSNWGHPRFTCLYRVRAHGERTSEGAGDSTTGVTGGLH from the exons ATGGGCTGGAAGCTCTCGGCAGAAGCCGGCGCCCCGGAGCCACAAGGGGCAGACGGCCTGTGGCGCGGCAACC ATCAGCTCTTCCAGGTCCTGAGCGTGTTGTTATCCCTGCTAGGAGACGTGCTGGTCAGTGCGTCCAG GGAGGTCTGTTCCATCCGCTTCCTGCTCACGGCTGTGTCGCTGCTAAGCCTCTTCCTGGCCGGTAAGAGggtgctgatttccctgggccctgAGGGAGGCGACTCAGCCACAGCCCTGGGTTCTCGGGAGCCAAAATGCAGCCCGTTTTCTCCTGTGTCCCTCAGCGCCTTGCAGGCCCCCCAAGGCCCTCTAGTCCCTGCTCGGACCCCCACAGCCTGCCCCTGGCTAGACCCCTCaagcctcttccctcctccccGTCCCTTTATGCCGGAGAAACCATTTTCTTCCCTTCCCCTGAGACCTCCTCTTTCTCCAGCGCTCTGGTGGGGGCTCTTGTACCTGGTCCCTCCTTTGGAGAAT GAACCTAAGGAGATGCTGACTATGAG CGAGTACCACGAGCGCGTGCGCTCCCAGgggcagcagctgcagcagctcCAGGCCGAGCTGGATAAACTTCACAAGGAGATGTCCAGCGTCCGCGCCGCCAACAGCGAG AGAGTGGCCAAGCTCGTGTTCCAGAGGCTGAATGAGGACTTCGTGCGGAAACCGGACTATGCGTTGAGCTCCGTGGGTAAGGCCCAAAGACATCGGGCGACAGATTCACAGTCAGTGACACAGACTGACCTGCGGGAGGGGACAGAGCTGCAGACAGACCGTCCCCCAGCTGTCCGTCTGGCCCGGGAGCCTCATCTCCTTCTCTGCCCCGCTCCAGGAGCCTCCATCGACCTAGAGAAGACATCCCGTGACTACGAAGACGCAGACACTGCTTACTTCTGGAATCGCTTCAGTTTCTGGAACTACGCGCGGCCGCCCACGGTTATCCTGGAG CCAGACGTGTTCCCCGGGAATTGCTGGGCTTTTGAGGGCGACCAGGGTCAGGTGGTGATCCGGCTGCCCGGTCGTGTACAGTTGAGCGACATCACCCTGCAGCATCCGCCACCCAGCGTAGCGCACACCAGGGGAGCCAACAGCGCGCCCCGCGACTTCGCAGTCTAT GGCCTCCAGGTTGATGATGAGACTGAAGTTTTCTTGGGAAAATTTACCTTCGATGTGGAGAAATCTGAGATTCAGACTTTCCACCTGCAG AATGACCCCCCAGCTGCCTTTCCCAAAGTGAAGATCCAGATTCTAAGCAACTGGGGCCACCCCCGCTTCACATGCTTGTATCGAGTCCGTGCCCATGGCGAGCGAACCTCAGAAGGGGCAGGGGACAGTACCACAGGGGTCACTGGGGGGCTCCATTAA
- the SPAG4 gene encoding sperm-associated antigen 4 protein isoform X9, whose product MGWKLSAEAGAPEPQGADGLWRGNQLAGTSVVSEEQLDLLPTLDLRQEMPPPRVSKSFLNQLFQVLSVLLSLLGDVLVSASREVCSIRFLLTAVSLLSLFLAALWWGLLYLVPPLENEPKEMLTMSEYHERVRSQGQQLQQLQAELDKLHKEMSSVRAANSERVAKLVFQRLNEDFVRKPDYALSSVGASIDLEKTSRDYEDADTAYFWNRFSFWNYARPPTVILEPDVFPGNCWAFEGDQGQVVIRLPGRVQLSDITLQHPPPSVAHTRGANSAPRDFAVYGLQVDDETEVFLGKFTFDVEKSEIQTFHLQNDPPAAFPKVKIQILSNWGHPRFTCLYRVRAHGERTSEGAGDSTTGVTGGLH is encoded by the exons ATGGGCTGGAAGCTCTCGGCAGAAGCCGGCGCCCCGGAGCCACAAGGGGCAGACGGCCTGTGGCGCGGCAACC AACTGGCTGGGACTTCCGTAGTCTCTGAGGAGCAGCTCGACCTTCTCCCGACCCTGGATctgaggcaggagatgccacccCCGCGGGTGTCCAAGAGCTTCCTGA ATCAGCTCTTCCAGGTCCTGAGCGTGTTGTTATCCCTGCTAGGAGACGTGCTGGTCAGTGCGTCCAG GGAGGTCTGTTCCATCCGCTTCCTGCTCACGGCTGTGTCGCTGCTAAGCCTCTTCCTGGCCG CGCTCTGGTGGGGGCTCTTGTACCTGGTCCCTCCTTTGGAGAAT GAACCTAAGGAGATGCTGACTATGAG CGAGTACCACGAGCGCGTGCGCTCCCAGgggcagcagctgcagcagctcCAGGCCGAGCTGGATAAACTTCACAAGGAGATGTCCAGCGTCCGCGCCGCCAACAGCGAG AGAGTGGCCAAGCTCGTGTTCCAGAGGCTGAATGAGGACTTCGTGCGGAAACCGGACTATGCGTTGAGCTCCGTGG GAGCCTCCATCGACCTAGAGAAGACATCCCGTGACTACGAAGACGCAGACACTGCTTACTTCTGGAATCGCTTCAGTTTCTGGAACTACGCGCGGCCGCCCACGGTTATCCTGGAG CCAGACGTGTTCCCCGGGAATTGCTGGGCTTTTGAGGGCGACCAGGGTCAGGTGGTGATCCGGCTGCCCGGTCGTGTACAGTTGAGCGACATCACCCTGCAGCATCCGCCACCCAGCGTAGCGCACACCAGGGGAGCCAACAGCGCGCCCCGCGACTTCGCAGTCTAT GGCCTCCAGGTTGATGATGAGACTGAAGTTTTCTTGGGAAAATTTACCTTCGATGTGGAGAAATCTGAGATTCAGACTTTCCACCTGCAG AATGACCCCCCAGCTGCCTTTCCCAAAGTGAAGATCCAGATTCTAAGCAACTGGGGCCACCCCCGCTTCACATGCTTGTATCGAGTCCGTGCCCATGGCGAGCGAACCTCAGAAGGGGCAGGGGACAGTACCACAGGGGTCACTGGGGGGCTCCATTAA